In bacterium, one genomic interval encodes:
- a CDS encoding cyanophycinase codes for MTRSAASVLAALAAAVPLCILPPAARAAVPAAPAAPALVVGAGALVIAGGALKDENAAVWRRILDLRLPGRPICIVPLASSEPRESAADVAATFARYGRGPAASATLDLTVERAANADDPATAKTILGCGGFYFVGGDQSRIADVLRPRGGSTLAFRAMLDVLARGGVVAGSSAGAAMMSDPMIGGGDSDEALRFGVTDAESGKGVWVRGGMGFLALGVTDQHFLARGRLGRTLAVLERRTEIPFAFGVDENTALVVKADAVEVVGASLVAVVDMRGARRAEGRPGFAGAKLLLLGDGDRFLLQSGRLVPAPDKKPLRAAAGPLPALPKPWAEGALAAFLGEFAARDAAAATIPAERFALRLAKTPDSRALARAGRGRWGAPEALAFGPLALDLEPAPAPTPEPTSK; via the coding sequence ATGACCCGAAGCGCAGCTTCCGTCCTCGCCGCGCTCGCCGCGGCCGTTCCGCTCTGCATCCTCCCGCCCGCCGCCCGCGCGGCCGTCCCCGCTGCGCCGGCCGCGCCGGCGCTCGTCGTCGGCGCCGGCGCGCTGGTCATCGCCGGCGGCGCGCTCAAGGACGAGAACGCCGCGGTCTGGCGGCGCATCCTCGACCTCCGCCTGCCGGGGCGTCCGATCTGCATCGTGCCGCTCGCCAGCTCCGAGCCGCGCGAATCGGCGGCCGACGTGGCGGCGACGTTCGCCCGCTACGGCCGCGGCCCGGCGGCGTCCGCGACGCTCGACCTGACCGTCGAGCGCGCCGCCAACGCCGACGACCCGGCGACGGCGAAGACGATCCTCGGCTGCGGCGGCTTCTACTTCGTCGGCGGCGACCAATCGCGCATCGCCGACGTGCTGCGTCCGCGCGGCGGCTCGACGCTCGCCTTCCGCGCGATGCTCGACGTCCTCGCCCGCGGCGGCGTCGTCGCCGGCTCGTCGGCCGGCGCGGCGATGATGTCCGACCCGATGATCGGCGGCGGCGACAGCGACGAGGCGCTCCGCTTCGGCGTGACCGACGCCGAGAGCGGCAAGGGGGTCTGGGTCCGCGGCGGGATGGGGTTCCTCGCCCTCGGCGTGACCGACCAGCACTTCCTCGCCCGCGGCCGCCTCGGGCGGACGCTCGCCGTGCTCGAGCGGCGGACGGAGATCCCGTTCGCCTTCGGCGTGGACGAGAACACGGCGCTCGTCGTGAAGGCCGACGCGGTCGAGGTCGTCGGCGCCTCGCTCGTCGCGGTGGTCGACATGCGCGGGGCGCGCCGCGCCGAAGGACGCCCGGGCTTCGCCGGCGCGAAGCTGCTCCTGCTCGGCGACGGCGACCGCTTCCTGCTGCAGAGCGGCAGGCTCGTCCCCGCCCCCGACAAGAAGCCGCTGCGCGCCGCCGCCGGCCCGCTTCCCGCCCTGCCGAAGCCGTGGGCCGAAGGGGCGCTGGCCGCCTTCCTCGGCGAGTTCGCCGCGCGCGACGCGGCGGCGGCGACGATCCCGGCGGAGCGGTTCGCGCTGCGCCTCGCCAAGACGCCCGACAGCCGCGCCCTCGCGCGCGCCGGGCGCGGCCGCTGGGGCGCGCCGGAAGCGCTGGCCTTCGGACCGCTCGCGCTGGACCTCGAGCCGGCGCCCGCGCCGACGCCCGAGCCGACGTCGAAATGA
- a CDS encoding MurR/RpiR family transcriptional regulator, which translates to MNEPREPDIKRLVVDHYDALPQQQKVVADYILAHLQEVPFLSVPELADRSGASEATIVRFAQRIGFDGYADLKEHLLAGVRERVALPSGAAAELFARVPQDDTLRVVATQEIGNIEGSVNALDRETFGQAATMLYRADHVYAFGMGISSHLADLTTYMLTQIGLRATTLSLRFSSPLEPLVALRPSDCLFVYSFPPYSRATIEMMREAADRGIPCLAVTDRLTSPAAQLARVVLPVRSENMMYTNSVAAVSVLVNALATEIALRHQDRAAAAVTRITRILAQDKDTLGEGR; encoded by the coding sequence GTGAACGAGCCGCGGGAGCCCGACATCAAGCGGTTGGTCGTGGACCACTACGACGCGCTGCCCCAGCAGCAGAAGGTCGTCGCCGACTACATTCTCGCCCACCTGCAGGAAGTCCCCTTCCTCTCCGTCCCCGAGCTGGCCGACCGCAGCGGCGCCTCCGAGGCGACGATCGTGCGGTTCGCGCAGCGGATCGGCTTCGACGGCTACGCCGACCTCAAGGAGCACCTGCTCGCGGGGGTGCGGGAGCGGGTCGCCCTGCCGTCGGGGGCGGCGGCCGAGCTGTTCGCCCGCGTCCCGCAGGACGACACGCTCCGCGTCGTCGCGACGCAGGAGATCGGCAACATCGAGGGAAGCGTCAACGCGCTCGACCGCGAGACGTTCGGCCAGGCGGCGACGATGCTCTACCGCGCCGACCACGTCTACGCCTTCGGCATGGGGATCTCCTCGCACCTCGCCGACCTGACGACCTACATGCTGACGCAGATCGGCCTGCGGGCGACGACGCTCAGCCTCCGCTTCTCCTCGCCGCTGGAGCCGCTGGTCGCGCTGCGCCCCTCGGACTGCCTCTTCGTCTACTCGTTCCCCCCCTACTCGCGGGCGACGATCGAGATGATGCGCGAGGCCGCGGACCGCGGCATCCCCTGCCTCGCGGTGACCGACCGGCTGACCTCCCCCGCGGCGCAGCTCGCGCGGGTCGTCCTGCCGGTGCGCAGCGAGAACATGATGTACACGAACTCCGTCGCCGCCGTCTCGGTGCTCGTCAACGCCCTGGCCACCGAGATCGCCCTGCGGCACCAGGACCGCGCCGCGGCGGCCGTCACCCGCATCACGCGGATCCTCGCGCAGGACAAGGACACGCTGGGAGAAGGTCGATGA